The following proteins are encoded in a genomic region of Flammeovirga pectinis:
- a CDS encoding M14 family zinc carboxypeptidase, with protein sequence MPRLLFLIQLICCSILASPIFSQEIKSPSEYLGYSLGTKFTYHHKIIDYCKEVSLKSQSIKLFNYGESSEGRELIALAFSSPKNIERLEEIRISNLQRAGFLAGEPKVDIPIVWLGYNVHGNEASGSEVALKVLYELVSSVEDSTEFSQIFDNIVVIIDPCMNPDGRDRYVTSYNQKQGVFINSDPNDWTHIESWPSGRYNHYIFDLNRDWAWLTQKETQERTKFYRTWMPEVYVDFHEMMPQYSYFFGPPAEPINTAITDWQREYQKIASKEYIKVFKERDWSYFTEEVFDLLYPSYGDSWTCLNGAVGFTFEQGGHGVAGLSLKRTKRSQELTLNDRIEKHFETTLMTLITASKYKNQLLKEYKNYFDYKKNKNDVTYIIKVDKDRSRVNTLLHLLQKHQIEFSQSMNSFEIEGYRYSTKNVETQFIKKGDIVLTNNQTMGRALDVLFSPKVIYNDSLTYDLTSWALPYAYNLDVIKTEKKISIPTSKYNLNIQSSNNAITDTSVYVIPWSSLNQVRFVSTLMNENINLGYLKNDTTLNGEYFDKGSIIISEVSLLSSGKASLFSLLKDKYQAEVKIQNSMQLLECSEFISPLKITVVSGEETNATDFGGIWFYFDQIIGYPINIIQSNRLSVSKLEKADIVIVGDGNYSSSTKNIIYNYVKGGGKAILFENAINIFADNKVSELYALKEEANLFNTKDKNTSKLRTSLTNKAVGAIIKVQVDKQNNISNGGMDSYYSLKQNSITLPKMENTLAYIPNNPLMSGFIGDILIKDLPGKSMIASENIGNGEVIYFVESPVFRGFWNSGMQIFSNSIFFSTE encoded by the coding sequence ATGCCAAGACTACTGTTTTTAATTCAGTTGATCTGTTGTTCAATTTTAGCAAGCCCAATTTTCAGTCAAGAAATTAAATCACCTTCTGAATATTTAGGCTATTCTTTAGGAACTAAATTTACTTATCATCATAAAATCATTGATTACTGTAAAGAAGTCTCTTTGAAATCTCAAAGTATAAAATTATTTAACTATGGAGAATCATCAGAAGGGAGGGAATTAATAGCACTTGCTTTTTCTTCTCCTAAAAATATTGAAAGGTTAGAAGAAATAAGAATATCAAATTTACAAAGAGCAGGTTTTTTGGCAGGGGAGCCTAAAGTAGATATTCCAATTGTTTGGTTAGGTTATAATGTTCATGGTAATGAAGCTTCAGGTTCTGAGGTAGCTTTAAAAGTTTTATATGAGTTAGTTTCTTCTGTAGAAGATTCAACAGAGTTCTCTCAAATTTTTGATAACATAGTTGTAATAATTGATCCATGTATGAACCCAGATGGAAGAGATCGTTATGTAACATCATACAATCAAAAACAAGGCGTTTTTATTAATTCTGATCCAAATGATTGGACTCATATAGAAAGCTGGCCTTCTGGAAGGTATAATCATTATATTTTTGATTTAAATAGAGATTGGGCTTGGCTTACTCAAAAAGAAACACAAGAAAGAACTAAATTTTATAGAACTTGGATGCCTGAGGTTTACGTAGATTTTCATGAAATGATGCCTCAATATTCATATTTCTTTGGGCCACCAGCAGAACCTATTAATACAGCAATTACAGATTGGCAAAGAGAATATCAAAAAATAGCATCAAAAGAATACATCAAAGTATTTAAAGAACGAGACTGGAGTTACTTTACAGAAGAGGTGTTTGATCTACTTTATCCAAGTTATGGTGATAGTTGGACATGTTTAAATGGAGCAGTAGGATTTACATTTGAACAAGGAGGTCATGGTGTTGCAGGATTATCTTTAAAAAGAACAAAAAGATCTCAAGAGTTGACATTAAATGATAGAATTGAAAAGCATTTTGAAACAACTCTGATGACATTAATTACAGCAAGCAAATACAAAAATCAATTATTAAAGGAGTATAAAAACTATTTTGATTATAAAAAGAATAAAAATGATGTTACGTATATCATAAAAGTAGATAAAGATAGGTCTAGAGTAAATACATTATTACACTTATTACAGAAACATCAAATTGAATTTAGTCAATCAATGAATTCATTTGAGATTGAAGGATATAGATATTCTACTAAAAATGTAGAAACGCAATTCATTAAAAAAGGAGATATAGTATTAACTAATAATCAAACCATGGGTAGAGCATTAGATGTTCTTTTTTCACCTAAGGTAATATATAACGACTCCTTAACATATGATTTAACATCATGGGCTTTACCTTATGCTTATAATTTAGATGTAATAAAGACTGAAAAAAAAATATCCATACCTACATCAAAGTATAACTTAAACATTCAAAGTAGTAATAATGCCATCACAGACACATCTGTCTATGTTATTCCATGGTCATCACTTAACCAAGTTAGGTTCGTATCTACATTAATGAATGAAAATATAAACCTCGGTTACCTTAAAAATGATACAACATTGAATGGAGAGTATTTTGATAAAGGAAGTATCATTATAAGTGAAGTCTCTTTACTTTCAAGTGGAAAAGCATCTTTATTTTCTTTATTGAAAGATAAGTACCAAGCTGAAGTTAAAATACAGAATAGTATGCAACTACTAGAATGTTCTGAATTTATATCACCTTTAAAAATTACGGTAGTATCAGGAGAAGAGACCAATGCTACTGATTTTGGAGGGATCTGGTTTTATTTTGATCAAATAATAGGTTACCCTATCAATATTATACAATCAAATAGATTATCAGTGTCTAAATTAGAGAAAGCAGATATTGTGATTGTAGGCGATGGTAATTATAGTAGTTCTACTAAGAATATCATTTACAACTATGTTAAGGGTGGAGGTAAGGCTATTTTGTTTGAAAATGCAATCAACATTTTTGCTGACAATAAAGTATCAGAATTATATGCATTAAAAGAAGAAGCTAATCTTTTCAATACAAAGGATAAAAATACTAGTAAATTAAGAACTAGCCTTACAAATAAAGCAGTAGGAGCAATAATAAAAGTCCAAGTTGATAAGCAAAATAATATATCTAATGGAGGAATGGATTCATATTACTCTTTAAAACAAAATAGTATTACTCTTCCAAAAATGGAAAATACACTTGCTTATATTCCAAATAATCCATTAATGTCTGGTTTTATAGGAGATATTCTAATTAAAGATTTACCTGGAAAGAGTATGATAGCATCAGAAAACATTGGAAATGGAGAGGTAATTTATTTTGTAGAATCTCCTGTATTTAGAGGTTTTTGGAATTCAGGCATGCAAATTTTTAGTAATTCGATTTTTTTCTCAACAGAATAG
- a CDS encoding alanine/glycine:cation symporter family protein, which yields MEMFEKFCASFSAIAWGTPLLILLLGGGLFFMIYSRFLPFRYLKHAVDVLRGKYDDDNAEGDIDHYEALSGAIAATVGMGNISGVAVALVMGGPGALFWMWMSALLGMATKFFTCTLAVMYRGHDSHGHAEGGPMYYIEEGLGKKWKPLAMFFAAAGLLGVTPMFQANQLTEVIRTVVLKDVIPNSTDVTTVNFIIGVGIMILVSIVIFGGIERIGKVAGKLVPIMVVIYVVAVLGIIGLNIDKLPSIISSIFIEAFNFESVAGGAFGAVIIIGAKRAAFSNEAGIGTAPMMHGAAKTDEPVREGLVAMIGPFIDTIVVCTMTALAIMASGVYDPNATNVQGVMLTTQAFSAVYPVMGPIILSICVLFFALTTLFSFSYYGTKCLGYLIGADKKHYFNYYYVILIVVGSVIKLEAIINLIDGVYATMAIPTMVGALLLAPKVRKAAVDYFHRMDLLDKK from the coding sequence ATGGAAATGTTTGAAAAGTTCTGTGCAAGTTTTAGTGCAATTGCATGGGGAACACCACTTTTAATTTTACTTCTTGGAGGAGGATTATTCTTCATGATTTACTCAAGGTTCTTACCTTTTAGATACCTGAAACATGCAGTAGATGTATTAAGAGGTAAATATGATGATGATAATGCGGAAGGGGATATCGATCATTATGAAGCATTATCTGGAGCTATTGCAGCAACTGTTGGTATGGGAAATATTAGTGGTGTTGCGGTTGCCTTAGTTATGGGTGGACCAGGAGCATTATTTTGGATGTGGATGAGTGCATTACTTGGTATGGCTACAAAGTTTTTTACCTGTACATTGGCAGTAATGTACAGAGGCCATGATTCTCATGGTCATGCTGAAGGAGGACCTATGTATTATATAGAAGAAGGCCTTGGTAAAAAATGGAAACCTTTAGCAATGTTCTTTGCTGCTGCAGGCTTATTAGGAGTGACACCTATGTTTCAAGCAAATCAATTAACAGAGGTAATTAGAACTGTAGTATTAAAAGATGTAATTCCAAATAGTACAGACGTAACTACGGTCAATTTCATTATTGGAGTAGGTATAATGATATTAGTGTCAATAGTAATATTTGGAGGTATTGAAAGGATTGGGAAAGTTGCAGGTAAATTAGTTCCTATTATGGTAGTTATTTATGTAGTAGCTGTACTTGGTATTATTGGTTTAAATATTGATAAATTACCATCTATCATCTCAAGTATTTTTATTGAAGCATTTAACTTTGAATCTGTAGCAGGTGGTGCATTTGGTGCTGTTATAATTATTGGAGCCAAGAGAGCAGCATTTTCTAATGAAGCAGGAATTGGTACAGCACCAATGATGCATGGAGCTGCAAAAACAGACGAGCCTGTTAGAGAAGGTTTAGTAGCTATGATAGGGCCTTTTATAGATACAATCGTGGTTTGTACAATGACGGCTTTAGCAATTATGGCTTCAGGTGTATACGATCCAAATGCAACTAATGTACAAGGAGTAATGTTAACGACTCAAGCTTTTTCTGCAGTATACCCTGTAATGGGACCAATAATATTATCTATTTGTGTACTCTTTTTTGCATTAACTACTTTATTCTCATTTTCATATTACGGTACAAAATGTTTAGGGTATTTAATTGGAGCTGATAAGAAACATTATTTCAATTACTATTATGTAATACTTATAGTAGTAGGCTCTGTAATTAAATTAGAAGCCATAATTAATTTAATTGACGGAGTATATGCAACAATGGCAATACCTACAATGGTTGGAGCATTATTACTTGCCCCTAAAGTAAGGAAGGCGGCAGTAGATTATTTCCACAGAATGGATTTGCTAGATAAGAAGTAA
- a CDS encoding serine hydrolase: protein MSLISTKTVASDFDVDSLFSKLTLEQKIGQIIFAIPQKNDSELKSLGRENKLGGVIFSQNCSKNSFTYFSNLNKLPNKVPVLIGSTSQQSINCLDPNFSLLPDRYNLSAINSNIFTFNIYQEIGKINNKLNLDVYFSNSLSIKKDKGFYHYGFGDDVINVLKNNHAAIKGLHQKSILTGTTLSYDFDYKKVDDNIKNILTQLVKDNIDILKASREDFETPIFRKEFIDQLKDSLNYNGLIASGDLALGINASLTVDNAIHALQNGHDVIALSAYYTEVIKGIALGIKKGKVDTILINKNVRKVLELKAKKKSYITNYTPKEDLKAIKADTYEKSVTVLNNTDSIIPLPSLNKTSYQLVSIGLKGHEDSFGNTLKMFVDYDYHRIEQPSFSTSQVNLLFESCKNKDIVIVNIVCHQESSKHRYGVSYATEQFIEQLQHKTKVIVILHGAPDGLRYLDKSQNTIINYSTDKYAQEASAQVIAGSISGNGKLPITITPNFVVNKGDKIKNVGRLGYGQPNQVGIDGNKLNYLIDSIANHAINIEATPGCQIVVAKNGKIVFEKSYGYFTYEKETPVTNQTVYDIASVTKVAATTQALMMLDYQDSINVNNSLDHYITNTDTTNKGDIKLIQFLTHTAPLKGGYYFWGHVYDRDKKEYNPTYISPYKKKGFTVEVTPDLYASDTIKNAMWDWLLASPISTRRRYTKSVYRYWYSDLGYYFLQRVVEKEANTSIDKYLAKNLYEPLGTRTLGYLPLKRINLNRIPPTEMDINYRQCLIKGIVHDPSADLMGGVAGHAGVFSNAHDLAILMQMNLQKGTYGQHQFFDETTLNNFNRQPYTRFKNRRALGWDKPPLKGDEGNTSPLAPKSTFGHTGFTGTCAWVDPTNSIVYIFLSNRVYPTARNNKLAKENIREGIQSAIYQAMGEELPQ, encoded by the coding sequence GTGTCTCTAATTTCGACTAAAACTGTAGCATCTGATTTTGATGTAGATAGTCTTTTTTCAAAGTTAACACTAGAGCAAAAAATTGGTCAAATAATATTTGCCATTCCTCAAAAAAATGATAGTGAGTTGAAATCTTTAGGGAGGGAAAATAAATTAGGTGGAGTTATCTTTTCTCAGAACTGTTCAAAAAATTCATTTACTTATTTTTCAAACCTAAATAAGTTACCCAATAAAGTTCCTGTTTTAATTGGGTCTACTTCTCAACAGAGTATAAATTGTCTAGATCCAAATTTCTCTTTACTTCCTGATAGGTATAATCTAAGTGCTATAAATAGTAATATTTTCACTTTCAATATCTATCAAGAAATTGGTAAGATAAACAACAAATTAAACTTAGATGTTTATTTCTCTAATAGCCTTTCTATAAAAAAGGATAAAGGTTTTTATCACTATGGTTTTGGAGATGATGTTATTAATGTGTTGAAAAATAATCACGCTGCAATTAAAGGGTTACATCAAAAAAGTATATTAACTGGTACAACTTTATCCTATGATTTTGATTATAAAAAAGTTGATGATAATATAAAGAATATACTCACCCAACTTGTAAAAGATAATATCGATATATTAAAAGCATCAAGAGAGGATTTTGAAACACCCATTTTCAGAAAAGAATTCATTGATCAACTAAAAGATTCTTTAAATTACAATGGTTTAATTGCTTCTGGTGATCTTGCTTTAGGTATTAATGCTTCTTTAACTGTTGACAATGCTATCCATGCTCTACAAAATGGGCACGATGTTATTGCTCTATCTGCTTATTATACTGAAGTAATTAAAGGTATTGCATTAGGAATAAAAAAAGGTAAAGTTGATACTATTTTGATTAACAAGAATGTTCGCAAAGTTCTTGAATTAAAAGCTAAGAAGAAATCTTACATTACTAATTACACTCCAAAAGAAGACCTTAAAGCAATAAAAGCAGATACTTACGAGAAATCTGTAACAGTGTTAAATAATACTGATTCAATTATACCTCTACCTTCTTTAAATAAAACATCCTATCAGTTGGTAAGTATTGGTTTAAAAGGACATGAAGATAGCTTTGGGAATACATTAAAAATGTTTGTAGACTACGATTATCATAGAATTGAACAACCAAGTTTTTCAACAAGTCAAGTAAATTTACTTTTTGAGAGTTGTAAGAATAAAGATATTGTAATTGTAAATATTGTTTGTCATCAAGAGTCTTCAAAACATAGGTATGGTGTTAGCTATGCTACAGAACAATTTATTGAACAACTTCAGCATAAAACTAAAGTAATTGTTATTCTTCATGGTGCTCCAGATGGATTGAGATATCTTGATAAGAGTCAAAATACAATTATTAATTACTCTACAGATAAATATGCCCAAGAAGCATCTGCTCAAGTAATTGCAGGTAGCATCTCAGGAAATGGAAAGCTACCAATAACCATTACACCTAATTTTGTAGTCAATAAAGGAGATAAAATTAAAAATGTTGGTCGTTTAGGATATGGCCAACCCAATCAAGTGGGTATAGATGGAAATAAACTAAATTATCTTATTGATAGTATTGCAAATCATGCAATTAATATTGAAGCTACACCTGGTTGTCAAATTGTTGTAGCAAAGAATGGTAAGATAGTTTTTGAAAAATCATATGGCTATTTTACTTATGAAAAAGAGACTCCTGTAACTAATCAAACAGTTTATGATATTGCTTCAGTAACAAAAGTTGCTGCTACAACACAAGCACTTATGATGTTAGATTATCAGGATTCAATTAATGTAAATAACTCTCTAGATCATTATATTACAAATACAGATACCACAAATAAAGGAGATATTAAATTAATTCAGTTTCTTACTCATACGGCACCATTAAAAGGAGGTTATTATTTTTGGGGGCATGTATACGATAGAGATAAGAAAGAATATAACCCCACTTATATAAGTCCCTATAAAAAGAAAGGATTTACTGTGGAGGTGACTCCCGATCTATATGCATCTGATACAATTAAAAATGCAATGTGGGATTGGTTATTAGCTTCTCCAATATCAACAAGAAGAAGGTATACTAAATCTGTATACAGATATTGGTATAGTGATTTAGGATATTATTTTTTACAAAGAGTGGTTGAAAAAGAAGCTAATACTTCTATTGATAAGTATTTAGCGAAGAATTTGTACGAACCTTTGGGAACTCGGACATTAGGATATTTACCATTAAAAAGGATAAATTTAAATAGAATTCCTCCTACTGAAATGGATATTAATTATCGCCAATGTTTAATTAAAGGGATTGTTCATGATCCATCTGCAGATTTAATGGGAGGAGTTGCTGGGCATGCAGGTGTATTTTCTAATGCACATGATTTAGCTATACTAATGCAAATGAATCTTCAAAAAGGCACTTACGGTCAACATCAGTTTTTTGATGAAACAACCTTAAATAATTTTAATAGACAACCTTATACACGTTTCAAAAACCGAAGAGCGTTAGGTTGGGATAAACCTCCATTAAAAGGAGATGAAGGTAATACCTCCCCACTTGCTCCAAAATCTACTTTTGGTCATACTGGTTTTACAGGTACTTGTGCATGGGTTGATCCTACAAATAGTATTGTATATATTTTTCTTTCTAATAGAGTTTATCCAACAGCAAGAAATAATAAACTTGCAAAGGAAAATATTAGAGAAGGTATTCAATCTGCAATATATCAAGCAATGGGAGAAGAATTACCTCAGTAA
- the ahcY gene encoding adenosylhomocysteinase, whose protein sequence is MESTTVKYKVKDISLADWGRKEIELAEAEMPGLMSLREEFGASKPLKGARIAGCLHMTIQTAVLIETLVELGAEVTWSSCNIFSTQDQAAAAIAATGVPVYAWKGLTDEEFDWCIEQTLHGFEGGKPLNMILDDGGDLTNMVFDKYPELVAGIKGLSEETTTGVLRLVDREKNGTLPIPAININDSVTKSKFDNKYGCRESLVDGIRRATDVMIAGKVAVVAGYGDVGKGSAASLSGAGARVIVTEIDPICALQAAMDGFEVKKMDDAILEADIVVTTTGNKDIVVGRHFEKVKDKAIVCNIGHFDNEIDMAWLNENYGASKVNIKPQVDKYTVGSGNDVIILAEGRLVNLGCATGHPSFVMSNSFANQTLAQLELWCNTGAYENKVYMLPKHLDEKVARLHLAKIGVELETLSEDQANYIGVDVNGPFKVEHYRY, encoded by the coding sequence GTGGAAAGTACAACAGTTAAGTATAAAGTTAAAGATATTTCTTTAGCGGACTGGGGGAGAAAAGAAATTGAACTTGCTGAAGCAGAAATGCCAGGTTTAATGTCTCTTAGAGAGGAATTTGGAGCTTCTAAACCTTTAAAAGGTGCTAGAATTGCAGGTTGTCTTCATATGACAATTCAAACTGCTGTTCTTATTGAAACTCTTGTAGAATTAGGTGCAGAAGTTACTTGGTCATCATGTAATATTTTCTCTACACAAGATCAAGCAGCAGCAGCTATTGCAGCAACTGGTGTACCTGTTTATGCATGGAAAGGTCTTACTGATGAAGAATTTGATTGGTGTATTGAGCAAACTTTACACGGTTTTGAAGGTGGTAAACCTTTAAATATGATTCTTGATGACGGTGGAGATTTAACTAACATGGTATTTGATAAATACCCTGAGTTAGTTGCTGGTATTAAAGGATTATCTGAAGAAACAACAACAGGTGTTTTAAGATTAGTTGATCGTGAGAAAAATGGTACTCTTCCAATTCCTGCAATTAATATCAACGATTCAGTAACTAAGTCAAAATTTGATAACAAATACGGTTGTCGTGAATCTTTAGTTGATGGTATCCGTCGTGCTACTGATGTTATGATTGCAGGTAAAGTTGCAGTTGTAGCTGGTTACGGTGATGTTGGTAAAGGTTCAGCTGCTTCTTTAAGTGGTGCTGGAGCTCGTGTTATTGTTACTGAAATTGATCCAATTTGTGCTTTACAAGCTGCAATGGATGGTTTTGAAGTAAAGAAAATGGATGATGCTATCCTTGAAGCGGATATTGTAGTTACAACTACAGGTAACAAGGATATTGTTGTTGGTCGTCATTTTGAAAAAGTAAAAGATAAAGCAATCGTTTGTAATATCGGTCACTTCGATAATGAAATCGACATGGCATGGTTAAATGAAAACTATGGTGCTTCAAAAGTAAATATCAAACCACAAGTAGATAAGTATACTGTTGGATCTGGAAATGATGTAATCATTTTAGCAGAAGGACGTTTAGTAAACTTAGGTTGTGCAACTGGTCACCCATCGTTTGTAATGTCTAACTCTTTTGCTAACCAAACATTAGCACAGTTAGAACTTTGGTGTAATACTGGAGCTTACGAAAATAAAGTATACATGCTTCCTAAACATTTAGATGAAAAGGTAGCAAGACTTCATTTAGCAAAAATTGGTGTTGAATTAGAAACATTATCAGAAGATCAAGCTAATTATATTGGTGTTGATGTTAATGGCCCATTCAAAGTAGAACATTATCGTTACTAA
- a CDS encoding glycoside hydrolase family 73 protein, translating into MYFLKNSSELSVTGTNLSIGVKFPSSVYMRYKGNIYSFIINPKLAVTIIVLLLFVLMTQFFSDSSEKIIYVQAPIAVNYNGQEPTLDEFIEDFGIEIENPNVIQTAVVPVKPVNHLSSYREEKLNNVSSYIDRFQIERQLIVTEFLINNKITRVDQLEDDQLLLLNQKIGGLFQEFILDQMNAPPHVYSFFTSSVPLRKIETALMEQARYHVPASITLAQAALETGYGKRVIGNNYFGVKDKSKRTVPITTTEYYTKEEYKRNKGIVVSAKKVKKGNRVLYKCTVRDSFAEYKSPWESFRAHSLFLNKQKRYAPLFTQGRDYIAWANMIGSTKYGGVGYATSPLYGELLRKIIKRYHLDLLDY; encoded by the coding sequence ATGTATTTTCTAAAAAATTCTTCAGAGTTATCAGTAACAGGTACAAACCTTTCGATTGGAGTAAAATTCCCAAGTAGTGTCTATATGAGATACAAAGGAAATATCTACTCCTTTATCATTAATCCAAAACTAGCAGTTACAATAATTGTTTTATTGTTGTTTGTTTTAATGACCCAGTTTTTTTCAGATTCTTCAGAGAAGATCATTTATGTTCAAGCCCCTATTGCTGTTAATTATAATGGGCAGGAACCAACATTAGATGAATTTATTGAAGATTTTGGAATTGAAATTGAAAACCCTAATGTTATTCAAACGGCAGTTGTACCTGTAAAGCCTGTTAATCACTTATCAAGCTATAGAGAAGAAAAATTAAATAATGTTTCGTCTTATATTGATAGGTTTCAAATTGAAAGACAATTAATAGTTACAGAGTTTTTGATTAATAATAAAATAACAAGAGTAGATCAATTAGAAGATGATCAACTACTGCTTCTTAATCAAAAAATAGGAGGGTTGTTTCAAGAATTTATTTTAGATCAAATGAATGCTCCACCTCATGTATATTCTTTTTTTACTTCTTCAGTACCTTTAAGGAAAATTGAAACAGCATTAATGGAACAAGCAAGATATCACGTTCCTGCATCAATAACTTTAGCACAAGCTGCATTAGAAACGGGATATGGTAAAAGAGTTATTGGTAATAATTATTTTGGAGTAAAGGATAAATCAAAAAGAACAGTTCCAATTACCACAACAGAGTATTATACAAAAGAAGAGTATAAAAGAAATAAAGGGATTGTGGTATCGGCTAAAAAGGTAAAGAAAGGAAATAGAGTTTTATATAAATGTACTGTAAGAGACTCTTTTGCTGAATATAAATCTCCTTGGGAATCTTTTAGAGCACATTCTTTATTTCTAAATAAACAAAAAAGGTATGCTCCTTTATTTACACAAGGTAGAGATTATATTGCTTGGGCAAATATGATTGGCTCTACAAAATATGGAGGAGTTGGGTATGCTACTTCACCATTATATGGAGAGTTACTAAGGAAAATAATAAAGAGGTATCATTTAGACCTTTTAGATTACTAA
- a CDS encoding cob(I)yrinic acid a,c-diamide adenosyltransferase yields the protein MKVYTKTGDKGETSLFGGKRVSKTHNRIEAYGTIDELNSYIGLVRDQSVNNKRSDILKEIQDRLFTIGAELAADPDKPHLKKPDITEQDIELLEQAIDQMDRELSPLKYFILPGGHTAVSFAHLARTVCRRAERLAIGLVDEGENIDFIVIRYLNRLSDYLFVISRKMAKELGVDENYWVPRK from the coding sequence ATGAAAGTATATACAAAAACAGGTGATAAAGGAGAAACATCCCTTTTTGGAGGTAAAAGAGTGTCTAAAACTCATAATCGTATTGAAGCTTATGGTACAATAGATGAACTTAATTCATATATAGGTTTAGTAAGAGACCAATCTGTAAACAATAAACGGTCTGATATTTTAAAAGAAATACAAGACCGTCTATTTACAATTGGAGCAGAACTAGCTGCCGATCCTGATAAACCTCACCTTAAAAAACCCGATATCACTGAACAAGATATTGAATTATTAGAACAGGCCATTGATCAGATGGATCGAGAACTTTCTCCTTTAAAATATTTTATTCTTCCTGGTGGACATACTGCTGTTTCTTTTGCTCATTTAGCAAGAACTGTATGTAGAAGAGCTGAACGATTAGCTATTGGATTGGTAGATGAAGGAGAAAATATTGACTTTATAGTAATTAGATATCTAAATAGACTTTCTGATTACCTATTTGTAATTTCTAGAAAAATGGCCAAGGAATTAGGTGTTGATGAAAATTATTGGGTTCCGAGAAAATAG
- a CDS encoding ABC transporter ATP-binding protein — protein sequence MSNKVITTEGISRIYQMGTEVIKALKHISISIDRGEYVAFMGPSGSGKSTLMNIIGCLDTPSEGQYWLNNQDVSDMTENELAVVRNKEIGFVFQSFNLLPRSTILDNVALPLVYAGIGREERLERAQKSLDAVGLGTRVSHKPNELSGGQRQRVAIARALVNNPSIILADEPTGALDTKTSYEIMDIFNKLHENGNTIIMVTHEEDIANYAHRIIRLRDGLVERDEQNMDITKI from the coding sequence ATGTCAAACAAAGTTATCACTACAGAAGGTATATCAAGAATATACCAAATGGGAACAGAAGTAATTAAAGCCCTAAAACACATTAGTATCTCTATTGATAGAGGAGAATATGTAGCATTTATGGGACCTTCTGGATCTGGGAAATCAACATTGATGAACATAATTGGTTGTTTAGACACACCTAGTGAGGGTCAATATTGGTTAAATAACCAAGATGTAAGTGATATGACAGAAAATGAGTTAGCTGTTGTGAGAAATAAAGAAATTGGTTTTGTATTTCAATCTTTCAATTTATTGCCAAGGTCTACAATTCTTGATAATGTAGCTCTACCTCTTGTTTATGCAGGTATTGGTAGAGAGGAAAGGCTAGAAAGAGCTCAAAAATCTTTAGATGCTGTTGGTTTAGGTACAAGAGTTTCTCATAAACCAAATGAACTCTCTGGAGGTCAAAGACAAAGGGTTGCAATAGCAAGAGCATTGGTAAATAACCCTAGTATTATTCTAGCAGATGAACCTACAGGTGCATTGGATACAAAAACTTCATACGAAATTATGGATATCTTTAATAAGTTACATGAAAATGGAAATACCATTATTATGGTAACTCACGAAGAAGATATTGCCAATTACGCTCATAGAATTATTCGATTAAGAGATGGTCTTGTTGAACGAGACGAACAAAATATGGATATCACAAAAATTTAA